The Candidatus Saccharimonadales bacterium nucleotide sequence CGCAGTCATCACCCGACGCAGACCAAAAACCTCAAACTATTTCTAAGGACGAGGCGATGTACGAGCTCCGCAGCACATTGGTCAATAAACTTCAAACTGGCGCAAAAAAAGTTCGAGGAAGCAGGCATTTTATTCCTATCGCCGCCGCAGCCTGTGTCATGCTTGTCTTTCTCTTTTTACAATACAACCGGGTATTATTCGCCAACGTTGAGGCGTACGTAAGTCCGGGCAATATTAACCCAGCAAATATCATCGTAGACCCGGTAACGGAAGTCCCTGTTAGCGCCGACCCTAAACTTATCATTCCTAAGATTAACGTTGATGTGCCGGTAGTCTTCGATACTACTCCCGATCAAGCGTCGCAGCTCAAAGCCATGGAAGGTGGTGTGGCATGGTTTGGCATTCCAGGCGCGAACAGCAAGCCGGGACAAGTGGGCAATACCGTTCTTTCGGGCCACTCTAGTAATGACGTTGTCGACAGAGGTGACTATAAATTTATCTTTGCCCGGCTCGAACAGCTAGCGCAGGGTGACACAGTTTATGTCAACTATCAAGGCAAGCGCTACACGTATACCATCACAAAAAAAGAAGTGGTTAAACCCACTGAAGTGAGTAAGTTGGTCTACGCAACCGATAAACCTATCCTGACATTGATTACCTGTACACCTCTTGGTACGGCGCTTAATCGCCTCCTTGTCACAGCCGAGCAGGTAAGCCCCGACCCTAAATCGGCGGCTAAAGCTCCTGATTCATCAGGCGGTAATAGTGCCGTTGATATGCCAGGCAACTCACCCACATTCATTCAACGGATATTCGGGCAGAATTAGAACTGACTATTACGGCAGTACGAGGCGTGCGCGAGTCAGCTGAACGTTGCCTGATTCGCCCGCGGTAAAGGCATATACATACGTATCGTCACTACTCAATGTCACCATCGATAAATTAGCCACAGGCATAATGTCGCTCTGATTGGCACCATCAAATTCGTAAAAACGGAGGAGTCCATCGCGGTTGCTCCAAAGCATATAATTATCCAGCCAAGCCACATTTGATGATACCGGGCCTTCGCCTTTTAGCATCGTTTTACTCAGCTGCTTTAGCTCGTTGTCGTATACATAAACATCCGCATTTTGCTGAGCAATAACGAATCGGCCGCTCGTTCGGATATCAAGATACTGCGCACCGCCCGGAATTGTAACCGTTGTTTCACGAGTCAGCTTTGCGGTGTCTTTTTCGTCATCAGGCAGACTACCCCGCAGTATCTCAACGCTATCTCCATGGGCGATTGCAAGATACGGCTCGTTAAAGTACTTACCGAATGCAATATGAAGAGGTATTTGGCCGTTATCCGTGAAAGATTTAATTGTGCGAGGTTTCTCAGCACCATCTTCATAGTATCCTACCGTGCGCGCTCCTGATTGATCGAGGTGTGTCGTATAAAGGATGGTCGAGCGGTCAAAAAGGCTGAACTCCGCTACGTTACTCACCAACGGACGGCTCATGGTAGCACCATTGATATCCACTTTTCGGACATCCGTATCGGTCTGAGCATACACTATATTGCTATCGGCATTGCTGAACACAACTTTGGATATAGAGATATTCAATAACGCAGTGATGTTTTTAGTGTGCGAAATGTCCTGGGTATCTGCCACGAGCCATTCGATTGTGTCATTCACCACGTGGCGAATAAGCACGAACCTGCTTGATGGATCCCAGCCATCTAAGATAAACTGTTGGGATTTACCAGCCACAGGGGGGGTAAATGAGCCTTGAGGAAACACCAGCTCTTTTTGTTTTGTCTCCGCACCCGAGATATCAATGAGATAGAACGCCGGCACACTCGGATCTTCTTTGGCTGCAATAAGTTTTTCGTTCGGGGAAGCAACACTTGAAGTCACCGTGCTGAAACTCGCGACGTTCTCTTTCTTTAGCTCGCTTGGAATAAGTCGCGCATAGTTGAGCCACAACACCGCACCCGGGGCAAGGTTGACCGTTTTTTGCCACTGTTTATACCCATTTTTATTCATAGTAAAAAGGTGGCTACCGGCATTGAGAGTGCTCTTGGTTGCCGTAGGAGAGCCAAGGCCAACTCCATCGATCGTGACATTCGCCCCGCCAGGCACAGAATCAAACTGGACAAGCCCGCCCTGCTCAATCTGGCCATCGGTACGATTAAACTGGTAGCCTTGGACCACAAAAAGCAACGCCACCACAAGTCCAACGACAGCAAGCGACATGATCGTATAAATAATGACACGCTGAATCAATTGCTTTCGTTTAGAAGGTTGTTTGTACATTGCTTTTTATTATAGCAAAACCGCTTGCATATTTTGCTCACGTTACCTACTATAAAAGATATCGGTCTTAAAGATTAAACACCAGGCAGACAAACAAGGGCGAAATAGGGGATAGTATGAGTCAAAAAACAATCACTATTAACGGTAGGATTTACGATACACACACTGGCATGCCGGTTGATACTCCCGCACCAGATACTGCTCCTGCACCTGAAAAGGCATCGCCAAAGCGTTCACCACTTCATCATTCGCAGTCTATGCACCAAACAGCCCAAAAGTCCCACACGCTCAATCGCCGAGTAGTCAAAAAAATAGTCGCAGCTCAGGCTCAGGCACGTGAAGCAAATCAAACTCAAAAAAGCCCGCAAATCACTAAATTCGCCAGCCACCCCAGCGCTGTCAAGCCCCGCGTCATGTCTGATATCGCCGCAACGACTCACCCCCATGTCGCAAAGGCAAATCAAGCACTGGCTAGCAAAAAGCAAGTAACAGCTTCCGCCCCTAAACCATCGCATGTCATCAAGGAAGAAGTTATCAAAAATGCGCTTGAAAAAGCTCCAAGCAAAACCGATAAGCAAGTAAAAACGAAGAAATCGCGTAAGTTTTCGCGCTTTGCAAGTATTACATCGGCAGCCTTTGCATTGCTTCTGCTTGGCGGATATTTTACGTATCTTAATATGCCGAATTTATCGGTGCGCGTCGCTGCTGCACAGGCTGGTATCAACGCAAGCTATCCAGAGTATCGCCCCGACGGCTACAGCCTTAAAGGTCCTATTGGCTACAGCGATGGCCAAGTGAATATGAAGTTTGCCGCCAACGCCGGCCCGCAGAGCTATACTGTTTCAGAACAAAAAAGCGGTTGGGATTCAAGCGCCGTCCTTGATAACTACGTTAAAGAAAAAGCAGGCGATAACTATATCACCTACAATGAGCGTGGTCTGACTATTTATACTTTTGACGGCAATGCGGCCTGGGTAAATGGTGGCATTCTCTACACAATCTCTGGCGATGCACCACTTTCAAGCGACCAAATTCGTCGCATAGCAGTTAGTATGTAACTTCTTCGATTCCATTATAGAATAGTTTGCTGTTAAAAAGGCGCTTTCTATCCATGCGTAGGGCGTGCATAATCCTTGCCGCCATTTCTTCGCTAATATACTCAACCCCCCTTGAACCATACAGCTTTTGCACTTGTTCGATAATCTGCGCCTCCGGCATTGTTTCTCCTCGCTCCCAATATCCTGCATGAATTTCAATCAGCGCCCTGACATGAACCGCAAGAGGAGGTGTATCTGGAATAAAATAGATACTTGTAAAATCTGGACATGTGTCGTGCGTCTCTGTGAATAGTTCAATCCGACGGCGATATTTATCATTTCCAAGCTCCCCGGGGTCACTTATTGTATC carries:
- a CDS encoding sortase; protein product: MRPDDQNNGRLGTPLVPQRQLLKPSGADPRARTTEAAANIVRGQINSIYEQPGQSQEAQSSPPAQQIAPDTQPHPSQGEQATDQNPYERTHTPVHQVQADQWKQYHSAWQDYYQKYYERYYLGQIHEAKQAIAAQAPQSSPDADQKPQTISKDEAMYELRSTLVNKLQTGAKKVRGSRHFIPIAAAACVMLVFLFLQYNRVLFANVEAYVSPGNINPANIIVDPVTEVPVSADPKLIIPKINVDVPVVFDTTPDQASQLKAMEGGVAWFGIPGANSKPGQVGNTVLSGHSSNDVVDRGDYKFIFARLEQLAQGDTVYVNYQGKRYTYTITKKEVVKPTEVSKLVYATDKPILTLITCTPLGTALNRLLVTAEQVSPDPKSAAKAPDSSGGNSAVDMPGNSPTFIQRIFGQN
- a CDS encoding PEGA domain-containing protein, producing MYKQPSKRKQLIQRVIIYTIMSLAVVGLVVALLFVVQGYQFNRTDGQIEQGGLVQFDSVPGGANVTIDGVGLGSPTATKSTLNAGSHLFTMNKNGYKQWQKTVNLAPGAVLWLNYARLIPSELKKENVASFSTVTSSVASPNEKLIAAKEDPSVPAFYLIDISGAETKQKELVFPQGSFTPPVAGKSQQFILDGWDPSSRFVLIRHVVNDTIEWLVADTQDISHTKNITALLNISISKVVFSNADSNIVYAQTDTDVRKVDINGATMSRPLVSNVAEFSLFDRSTILYTTHLDQSGARTVGYYEDGAEKPRTIKSFTDNGQIPLHIAFGKYFNEPYLAIAHGDSVEILRGSLPDDEKDTAKLTRETTVTIPGGAQYLDIRTSGRFVIAQQNADVYVYDNELKQLSKTMLKGEGPVSSNVAWLDNYMLWSNRDGLLRFYEFDGANQSDIMPVANLSMVTLSSDDTYVYAFTAGESGNVQLTRARLVLP